One Mycolicibacterium sp. TUM20985 genomic window, TAGCGGGCCTGGTCCTCGGCGATCGGCACCAGTGATTGATTGCCTACCGGCGAGTGCGGACCGAGCATCAAGAACATGTTTGGGAAGTTCGGCACCGCGACCGAGCGGTACGCTCGGGCGCCGGTGGCCCATTCGCCGGCCAGAGACCGGCCGCTCTCCCCCAGCACCGTCATCGGCTGGGCGTAGGCACGTGCGTCGAATCCGGTGGCGTACACCAGCACGTCGAGTTCGTGCAGCATGCCGTCGGCAGTCACCACACCCCGGGGCTCGATGTGGTCGATCGCGTCGGTGACGACGTCCACACCCGAGTTCTGGATTGCCCGGTAGTAGCGGGGGCCCAGGATTCCGCGGCGGCACAGTGGCTGGTCCGTGGGCGTCAGAGTGGCGCGCAACTGCGGGTCGCGCACCGCGAATCGCAGATTCCACCGAGCCATGTTGGCGAACAGCCAGCGCTGGAATCCTGGCCGCACCGGTGCAGGTCCGATCACCTTGCGGACGAAGCCGCCCCAGAACCGGTATCCGGCCGCGCCCAGTACCGGCCAGCGCCGGATGGCGGCCTTGGTCCATGGCCCGTAGTGGGCGTTGACCCAGGGCAGCACCCACTGCGCGCTGCGCTGGAACACCGTCAGCTGTCTGACGTTGCCGCCTAGCGCCGATACGATCTGCACGCCGGTGGAGCCGGTGCCGATCAGCCCGATGCGTTTGTCCCCCAGCGCAACCGAATGATCCCAGCGCGACGAATGGAACGCCGGCCCGGCGAAGGTGTCCTTGCCGGGGATGTCGGGATAGCGCGGAACGCGCAGGATGCCCGTCGCCAACACCAGCACGTCGAACTGCTCCTCGCCGTCGGCAGTGGCGATCCACCATGTGCCGTCGTCGTAGCGTGCGGCGATCACGTCCGTGTGGAATCGAATGTGCGGCAACACGTTGCGCTCGACAGCCACGTGGCGGAAGTACTTCTGGATCTCGGGGCCCGGCGGCATGAGCCGCGACCACTCCGCGTTCGGCTGGAAGGAGTAGGAGTAGTAACGCGATGGAACATCGCAGTACAGGCCCGGATAGGTGTTGTCCCGCCAGGTCCCGCCCACTTCGCCGGCTTGCTCGTAGATGGTGAAGGACTCGATACCCGCACCGAGCAGTGTGACTCCCATGCAGATGCCGGACATCCCGGCGCCGATGATCGCCACCCGCGGCGACGCCGTCGGCGACTCACTCATGCGGCCGCGCACCTCAGCGCGCAGGTGGCAGGAAACGGCCCGTCAAGGCCATGAGCACCCGTTGGTAGCCCGATCCAGTGACCCGCACGAAGAGGTCGAAGACCTTGGCGTCGTTGCCGATGAGTACCCGGGGCTTGTTTCTGGCCACCCCGTCCAGAATGACGTTGGCCGCCTTCTCCGGTGAGGTGCGGGCCAGCTTGGCGTCGAAAACCTGTGCCATGGTGGCCGTGTCGACACCGTCGGCGCCGCTCATGTTTCGGACGATGGGCGTCTGGATGCCACCGGGATGCACCGTGGTGACCTTCACCGGATTCTTCGCCATCGTCATCTCCATTCGGAGGGCCTCGGTGAACCCGCGCACAGCGAACTTGGCCGAGTTGTAGGCGGCCTGTCCCGGCATTGCGAACAGTCCGAAGACGCTCGAGACGTTGATGATGTGCCCGTCGCCGGAGGCGATCAGGTGCGGCAGGAATGCCTTGGTGCCGTTGACCACACCCCAGAAGTCGATGTCCATCACCCGCTCGATGTCCTTGAACGAGCTGACCTCGACATCGCCGCTGAAGCCGATGCCGGCATTGTTGTAGATCTGGTTCACCCTGCCGAAATGGGCGTTGATCTGATCTGCGTAGAGCAGGAACTGCTCGCGTTCGGTCACGTCGAGGCGGTCTGCTCTGACGGACGCACCGATCGAGGTCAGGAGCCGCTCAGTCGCCGACAAGCCCTCGGTGTCGATGTCGCTGATCGCCACCGCCGCGCCGCGGCGCCCCAGTTCGGCGGCCAGCGCCCGACCGATACCCGACCCGGCTCCGGTGACCACGACGACTTTCCCGGCGAATCCAGACATCAGCACTCCTTCCGATCGCCGTCAATATCAGCTGTGATGGTGGAGCGCTTCGCCTGGGTCGGCTCGAGAACCACCATCACTTGGTGATCAACCCGTACGCCCAGTTCCATCGGGACTCATCCGCGAAGAGGTGCCGAGATGTCCGCCGAGCCGGCGCCACCCGTGGGCGGAGAATGCGCGCATGGCGGCCAGCGCGAAGCGGTACTGACCCTTGGGCGCGGAGTACCACAGCGGTTCGGACTTCTGGGTCGGGATTCGCGGGGCAGTGATCGCCTGCTGGCGACAGAACTTGAGCACTCCGTTGGGCCCGCCCGCCCGGTACCCGATGCCCGAGTCCTTCCAGCCGCCCATCGGCAACGACGGGCAGAACACGTTGATCAGGGCGTCGTTGATGTTCACCGCGCCGCACTCCAAGCGGCGTGCCACCCGTTGACCCCGCTTGGTGTCCCCGGTCCACACCGAGGCGGACAGGCCGTAGGTCGAGTCGTTGGCCATGCGGATGGCCTCTTCCTCGTCAGCCACCTTCAGCACCGGCAGGGTCGGTCCGAACGTCTCTTCGGTCATACACGACATGGCCGGGTCGACGTCGGCGAGCACGGTGGGGCTGAAGAACGTGCCGACCCCCGTCTTGGTGCCGCCGGTCAGAATGCGCGCCCCGGCTGCGGTCGCCTCGTTGACATGTCTTTCGACGATGTCGCGTTGCGCGGCCGTGGCCATGGCTCCGGTGTCGTACCTGAGACCGCCACCGGACTCGCTGCCTTGCTTGATGTTTCGGACGCGCTCGGTGAGCTTGCCCACGAACTCGTCGTAGACGGGCGCTTCCACGAACACCCTTTCCACCGAGATGCACACCTGCCCCGAGTTGAACATGCCGCCCCAGGCGATGCCGTTGGCTGCACGGTCCAGGTCGGCGTCGGCCAGCACGATGGCGGGGTCCTTGCCGCCGAGTTCGAGACTGAAAGGAGTCAGCCGCTCAGCGCACGCCACGGCGACCTTGCGGCCGGTGGCCGTCGACCCGGTGAAGTGGACGTAGTCGGAGTTCTGAATCACCGCCTGTCCCGTGGCGGCGTACCCGGTGGACACTGCGAGCACCGGCAAGGCGCCGACTTCCACCCAGCCGCGGACGAACTCGACCGCTGATAGTGGCGTCACTTCGGAAGGCTTGAGCATCACCGCGGCGCCGGCTGCCAGTGCGGGCACTACGTCCAGAGCCAACATGGCCAGTGGAAAGTTCCACGGTTCGATGATCCCGACCAGGGGGAAGGGCCGGTACACAGTGGTCAGCTTCTTCACCCGATACAGCGGGGTATGCGGCTTGGCGGTGCGGTCGGTGAGAAACGCCTCGGCATTTCCGGCCCAGTAGTCGATGGCGTCGGCTACGGCGACCGGCTCGACGCTGGCATCGCCGCGCGACTTGCCGGTTTCCGACATCAATACCTCGGTGAGGTGGTCCGCGTTGTCGAGAACCCAGTTCTGCCACTTGAGCATCCACGTCTTGCGGCTACGAGGGCCGATGGACTCCCACTCGGTTTGCGCCAACCGTAGCTCTCTCGCCTTGGCAGCGACGGTATCGGGTTCGTCGACGGGAACCGAGCCGACCGTGCGCCCGTCGGCAGGGTTTCGGACGGTGATGGTGGCTGGATCGCTGCGCGGCTCGGCCGTCGTCATGTCGACTCCTTCGATCTTGAATCCAGTCTTGCCGTCGACCAGAACAGCCTTGGGCCATATTCGTCACCGTGGCGGTGCGACCCGATCGCGGTCAGCGACGCTCGAAGCCTCAATTCCACTGGGGCGCACCGCCGCCAGCGAGGTCGATGACGGTGTTCGCGAGCGCAGCGCCCTCGCGGCCCACGACCCCGACGCTCAGGAGAATCTGTTTGTCCTCGCGCCACATGTCGATCTGGAGCGTCTCACCGGGAAAGACCGGTTGGGCGAACCGCGTCGAGTACTTCGCCACCGCGGTGACGTCGCCGCCGAGCAGCTCGTCCACCGCCGCCTTCAGCGCCATGCCATAGGTACACAGGCCGTGTAGCAGCGGAAAGTCGAAACCGCCCAGTTTGGCGATGGCCGGGTCGGAGTGCATCGGGTTCTTGTCGCCGCACAGCCGATAGAGCAGAGCCTGCTGGACCATGATCGGCCGCTGCACCGAGACGTCCGGCTTACGGTCGGGCAGTTCCACCGAACGGCTTTCCCCCTTGTCACCGCCGAAGCCGCCCTCGCCCCGGATGAAGGCGTGATACCGGTTGGTCACCAGCGTCGACCCGTCGGCCGCACAGGTGTCGGCTTCCACCACCAGCAGAGCGGCTTTTCCCTTGTCCCACAGTTCGGCCACCCGACCGCTATGGGTGACCGTCGCCGACCTGGGTAGCGGCTGGTGCACGATCATCTCGTGCTCGCCATGCAGTAGCGCCGTCGGCGGAAAGCTGACACCCTCCAGCGCGAGGACCGCCGCCATCGTCGCCATCGGCCCGTTCACCGAAAAGCTCGGCAGCACCTTGAGACGGTCCTCCAAGCAGTACTCCAGTTCGCCCGCATCGGTCTGCGGCACACCGCCTCCCAGACCCAGGTGATAGAGGATCACGTCATCGGCATCCCACGAGGTGCGGTAAGAACCCAGATCGCTTCCCACGATGGACGGGTCGATCGGCATCCGGAATCTCCTGACCAAAGCACTTGTCGGTCCGCGACTTCGCCAATACCATACCTGATGGTATTCTCTGCTGGTTCCAGAATGGCTGGGCTGAGGGAGCAGGGTGTTATGAGCGGACGCGTTTTCGTCGTGGGAACCGGAATGACCAAGTTCGAGAAGCCGGGTCGCCGGGAGAACTGGAACTTCCCCGACATGGTCAAAGAATCGGTGCCGGCCGCCCTGGCCGATGCCGGGTTGGAGTACTCCGACATTCAAACCGCGTTCGCCAGTTTCGTTCAGGCACCGACGTGCTCGGGTCAGCGCGCACTCTACGAAGTCGGCCTCACCGGCATTCCGGTGATCAACGTCAACAACGCCTGTGCCTCCGGGTCCACCGGCCTCTTCCTGGCCCGGCAGGCGGTCTCTTCCGGTGCGCTGGACTGCGCACTGGCGGTGGGTTTCGAGCAGATGGCACCCGGAAGCCTCAGCCTGGACACCGGCGGCCTGCCGACTCCATTGGACAAGCATCTGGGCGTGCTGGCCGAGATGGGTCCGTTCAGCGGCGCCCCGCTCACTCTGGAGATGTTCGCCCGCGCCGGCATGGAACACATTCAGAAATACGGTTCCACACCGGAACATTTCGGCTGGATCGGCTGGAAGAACCACCACCACTCGGTCAACAACCCGTACGCCCAGTTCCAGAAGGACTTCACCCTCGAAGAGGTGATGGCGTCGGCCGCCGTCGCGCCGCCGCTGACCAAGCTGCAGTGCTCGCCGACCTCGGACGGTTCGGCGGCGAGCATCTTGGCCAGCGAGCGGTTCGTCGACGAGCACGATCTCTGGGCCAAGGCCATCGAGATCATCGGCCAAGCTCTGGAAACCGACCAGCAGTCCAGCTTCGACCCGCCATCGGCCATCAAGGTCGTCGGTGCGGATGTCTCGGCGCGCGCCGCCCGACGCGCGTACGACATGGCCGGCGTGGGACCCGAGGACATCGATGTCATCGAGTTGCACGACTGCTTCTCGGTCAACGAGGTGCTCACCTACGAGGCCCTCGGCATGGCAGCCGAGGGTGAGGGACACCTGCTGGTCGACAAGCAGGACACCACTTACGGCGGACGCTGGGTGGTCAACCCCTCCGGCGGGCTGATCTCCAAGGGCCACCCGCTCGGGGCGACCGGACTGGCCCAGTGCAACGAGCTGACCTGGCAACTGCGCGGAACCGCCGATGCCCGCCAGGTCGACGGCGCCGTATACGCACTGCAGCACAACCTCGGACTGGGCGGCGCCGGAGTCGTCACGATCTACGCCAAGCCCACCCGCTGAGCCACACCAAAACCCCTGAGCAGAAAGACAAACATGGCGGACATCAGGTTTGACGAGCAGGTTGCCGTCGTTACCGGCGCAGGACACGGACTGGGCCGCACCTACGCACTGGAGCTGGCGCGCCGCGGCGCGGCGGTGGTCGTCAACGACCTCGGGGTCGACGTTCACGGGCTCGGCACGGGTCCCGCCGCACAGGTCGTCGTCGACGAGATCAAACAGGCGGGCGGACGGGCCGTGGCCAATACGGACTCGGTCGCAACACCGGAGGGCGGACAGTCGATCGTCGATGCAGCGATCAACAGCTTCGGCCGGATCGACGTCCTCATCAACAACGCCGGAATCCTGCGCGACAAGAGCTTTCACAACTTGTCCTTCCAGGAGATGGACGACATCTTCGACGTGCATCTGCGCGGCGCCTTTTACGTCAGCCAACCCGCCTACAAAGTCATGCGAGAACAGAAGTACGGCCGATTCCTGTTCACCTCCTCAGCCGCCGGCCTCTTCGGCAACTTCGGGCAGACCAACTACTCTGCGGCGAAGCTAGGCCTGGTGGGGTTGTCGAACACCATCGCAATCGAAGGCGCCAAGAACGGCATCAAGTCCAATGCCATCGCCCCTGTCGCCCGCACGCGGCTCACCGAGGAGTTATTCGGTGCGATGGCCGAAGTCACCGACCCGGAGTTCATCACTCCGCTGGTGATGTACCTGTGCTCACGCAACTGCGAATTGAGCCACGAGGTCTTCTCCGTAGGCGCGGGGCGTTACGCCCGGGCGTTCATCGGGGTCAATGAAGGGTGGTTCTCCGGCAAAGGTGGCGTCCCGACTGCCGAGGACGTCGCCGCACACATGGATCAGGTCCGCGACCTGAGCGACTACATCATCCCCGACGACGCGAACGGCGAACTCGCGATAATCGCCAAGGTGCTCGGCTAGGTCGGACACCGAACATGACGAACGCGGTCATCATCGACGGTGTGCGCACGCCGGTCGGGCGGCGCGGCGGGGCCTTGGCAGGCTGGCATCCCACCGACCTGCTCGCCCAGACTTTGCAGACCCTCGTCGATCGCACCGGTATCGATTCCGCCCTTCTCGACGATGTGATCGTCGGATGTGCACTGACCCGGGGGGAACAAGGCTCCAATTTCGCCCGCTACGGTGTCCTCGCCGCAGGATTGCCGGAATCGCTGCCTGCCACCACCATTGACCGCCAATGTGGATCCGGCCAGCAGGCAGTGCATTTCGCCGCTCAAGCCGTGCGCAGTGGCGACTATCGCTTTGCCATCGCCGCCGGAGTCGACTCGATGAGCCGGGTGCCACTCGGTGAACTGTTCGACCCGTCACTGGGTCCCGGACCCTGGTATGGGCAGCGCTCGCAGATGCGCTACCACGGCGGCCTGGGCGCGCAGGGTCCAGCCGCCGAGGCCGTCATCCAAAAATGGGGACTGACCCGCGAGGAACTCGACGACTTCAGCGCCGAGAGCCACCGAAGGGCGGACGCCGCCACTGAGGCTGGATTCTTCGCCGATCACCTGGTGGGCATCGATGGCCTGACCCGCGACGAGGGCATCCGATCCGACATCGACCGGGCCAAGATGTGGACTCTGCGAACGGTTTTCGCTGACGACGGTGCCATCACCGCGGCAAACTCCTCCCAGATCAGCGACGGCGCGGCCGCACTGCTGATCGCCGACGAGGATGGGGCCCGCACGGCGGGTCTTCGTCCCAAGGCGGCCATCCGGGCGATGACGGTGGCCGCTGACGACCCCGTTCTCCAATTCACCGCCGTACTGCCGGCAGCCCGCAGCGCCCTCGACAGAGCAGGCCTGAGTATCGAGGACATCGACCGGGTGGAGGTCAACGAGGCGTTCGCCTGCGTTCCAGTGCTTTTCGCCAAGGAGTTCGGGATCGGGTTCGACCGGCTCAACGTCAACGGCGGGTCGATCGCCATCGGCCATCCCCTGGGCTCCACAGGCGCCCGGATGATGACCGACCTGGTCTACGAACTGCATCGGTCCGGATCCCGTTACGGGATGTTGACCATCTGCGAGGGCGGCGGGATGGCGAACTGCACGATCATCGAGCGGATCGACGGCTGATGTACATACCCTATGGTATGGTACTGCTCGTGCGGATCCTGGTGGACGAGAGCAAGTGCGTAGGTGTCGCCTTGTGCGAGAACCGGCTCCCGCAGTTGTTCGAGGTTTCCGATGACGGGTTCGTGATCGCGAACCCCGGTGATGTTCCCGCCGACCTGCTCGGCGAGGTGCGGCTGGCCGTCGAACACTGCCCCAGCGGGGCACTGGGTCTCGTCGACTGACCGGAGAATCCATGCCTGCCTTCACTGAACCCGGTGAACTTCGTCGTTACGTCGGCGCGGTGTTCGAGCACGCCCTGGCGGACGATGACCTGGGCCCGAAGCTGTCCGGCTTGGGCATCGTGCTGCGAATGGTCACCACCGATCCCGACGACCAGCTGACGGTGGACCTGACCAACAAGGTCGTCGGCGCCGAGGACACCACGCCGAACACCACCATGCACCTCTCCTCGGAGACCGCCAACGGATTCTGGCAGGGCAAGGTCAACATTCAGGCCGCGATGGCCCGCCGCAAGGTGAAGGTCGACGGCAAGCTGGCACCGCTGATGGGCCTGCTGCCGGCGGCGCGACAACTCTTCCCCGTCTACGTCGACGTACTTCGCGGTGACGGCCGCACCGACCTCATCGTCGACTGAACCACAGGAGCATTCATGACGAAGGCGCTGACAGCGGCGAACCGGCCCTACTCCGACATCGACATCTCCAGCATCGCGTTCTGGGGTCAACCGCCGGAGGTGCGCGACGAGACCTTCGCCGTCCTGCGGGAGCGCGGTGGTGTCTCTTGGCACCCCCCGGTCGAAGCCCAGCCCGTGGAGCCCCAGTCCCCCGGCTTCTGGGCGGCGACCACCCACGCCGTCGTCACCGAGGTGAGTTCGGACTGGCAGCGCTTCTCCAGCGCAGGCACCTCTCCCTCGGTCTATGAGTTCGACCCGGAGATGATGGCCACCAGCACCTCCTTCGCGCCGATGGACCCACCACAGC contains:
- a CDS encoding flavin-containing monooxygenase, which codes for MSESPTASPRVAIIGAGMSGICMGVTLLGAGIESFTIYEQAGEVGGTWRDNTYPGLYCDVPSRYYSYSFQPNAEWSRLMPPGPEIQKYFRHVAVERNVLPHIRFHTDVIAARYDDGTWWIATADGEEQFDVLVLATGILRVPRYPDIPGKDTFAGPAFHSSRWDHSVALGDKRIGLIGTGSTGVQIVSALGGNVRQLTVFQRSAQWVLPWVNAHYGPWTKAAIRRWPVLGAAGYRFWGGFVRKVIGPAPVRPGFQRWLFANMARWNLRFAVRDPQLRATLTPTDQPLCRRGILGPRYYRAIQNSGVDVVTDAIDHIEPRGVVTADGMLHELDVLVYATGFDARAYAQPMTVLGESGRSLAGEWATGARAYRSVAVPNFPNMFLMLGPHSPVGNQSLVPIAEDQARYALWWIQQIRDGRIKAVAPTDIATDRYNDEIRAAMPNTTWVAGCNSWYLGTDGIPELFPWVPDRHTELLREPVVSDFDVRTV
- a CDS encoding SDR family NAD(P)-dependent oxidoreductase, yielding MSGFAGKVVVVTGAGSGIGRALAAELGRRGAAVAISDIDTEGLSATERLLTSIGASVRADRLDVTEREQFLLYADQINAHFGRVNQIYNNAGIGFSGDVEVSSFKDIERVMDIDFWGVVNGTKAFLPHLIASGDGHIINVSSVFGLFAMPGQAAYNSAKFAVRGFTEALRMEMTMAKNPVKVTTVHPGGIQTPIVRNMSGADGVDTATMAQVFDAKLARTSPEKAANVILDGVARNKPRVLIGNDAKVFDLFVRVTGSGYQRVLMALTGRFLPPAR
- a CDS encoding thiolase family protein, with amino-acid sequence MTNAVIIDGVRTPVGRRGGALAGWHPTDLLAQTLQTLVDRTGIDSALLDDVIVGCALTRGEQGSNFARYGVLAAGLPESLPATTIDRQCGSGQQAVHFAAQAVRSGDYRFAIAAGVDSMSRVPLGELFDPSLGPGPWYGQRSQMRYHGGLGAQGPAAEAVIQKWGLTREELDDFSAESHRRADAATEAGFFADHLVGIDGLTRDEGIRSDIDRAKMWTLRTVFADDGAITAANSSQISDGAAALLIADEDGARTAGLRPKAAIRAMTVAADDPVLQFTAVLPAARSALDRAGLSIEDIDRVEVNEAFACVPVLFAKEFGIGFDRLNVNGGSIAIGHPLGSTGARMMTDLVYELHRSGSRYGMLTICEGGGMANCTIIERIDG
- a CDS encoding aldehyde dehydrogenase family protein; the encoded protein is MTTAEPRSDPATITVRNPADGRTVGSVPVDEPDTVAAKARELRLAQTEWESIGPRSRKTWMLKWQNWVLDNADHLTEVLMSETGKSRGDASVEPVAVADAIDYWAGNAEAFLTDRTAKPHTPLYRVKKLTTVYRPFPLVGIIEPWNFPLAMLALDVVPALAAGAAVMLKPSEVTPLSAVEFVRGWVEVGALPVLAVSTGYAATGQAVIQNSDYVHFTGSTATGRKVAVACAERLTPFSLELGGKDPAIVLADADLDRAANGIAWGGMFNSGQVCISVERVFVEAPVYDEFVGKLTERVRNIKQGSESGGGLRYDTGAMATAAQRDIVERHVNEATAAGARILTGGTKTGVGTFFSPTVLADVDPAMSCMTEETFGPTLPVLKVADEEEAIRMANDSTYGLSASVWTGDTKRGQRVARRLECGAVNINDALINVFCPSLPMGGWKDSGIGYRAGGPNGVLKFCRQQAITAPRIPTQKSEPLWYSAPKGQYRFALAAMRAFSAHGWRRLGGHLGTSSRMSPDGTGRTG
- a CDS encoding SDR family oxidoreductase, whose product is MADIRFDEQVAVVTGAGHGLGRTYALELARRGAAVVVNDLGVDVHGLGTGPAAQVVVDEIKQAGGRAVANTDSVATPEGGQSIVDAAINSFGRIDVLINNAGILRDKSFHNLSFQEMDDIFDVHLRGAFYVSQPAYKVMREQKYGRFLFTSSAAGLFGNFGQTNYSAAKLGLVGLSNTIAIEGAKNGIKSNAIAPVARTRLTEELFGAMAEVTDPEFITPLVMYLCSRNCELSHEVFSVGAGRYARAFIGVNEGWFSGKGGVPTAEDVAAHMDQVRDLSDYIIPDDANGELAIIAKVLG
- a CDS encoding MaoC/PaaZ C-terminal domain-containing protein, giving the protein MPIDPSIVGSDLGSYRTSWDADDVILYHLGLGGGVPQTDAGELEYCLEDRLKVLPSFSVNGPMATMAAVLALEGVSFPPTALLHGEHEMIVHQPLPRSATVTHSGRVAELWDKGKAALLVVEADTCAADGSTLVTNRYHAFIRGEGGFGGDKGESRSVELPDRKPDVSVQRPIMVQQALLYRLCGDKNPMHSDPAIAKLGGFDFPLLHGLCTYGMALKAAVDELLGGDVTAVAKYSTRFAQPVFPGETLQIDMWREDKQILLSVGVVGREGAALANTVIDLAGGGAPQWN
- a CDS encoding ferredoxin, with translation MRILVDESKCVGVALCENRLPQLFEVSDDGFVIANPGDVPADLLGEVRLAVEHCPSGALGLVD
- a CDS encoding SCP2 sterol-binding domain-containing protein; the protein is MPAFTEPGELRRYVGAVFEHALADDDLGPKLSGLGIVLRMVTTDPDDQLTVDLTNKVVGAEDTTPNTTMHLSSETANGFWQGKVNIQAAMARRKVKVDGKLAPLMGLLPAARQLFPVYVDVLRGDGRTDLIVD
- a CDS encoding lipid-transfer protein, whose product is MSGRVFVVGTGMTKFEKPGRRENWNFPDMVKESVPAALADAGLEYSDIQTAFASFVQAPTCSGQRALYEVGLTGIPVINVNNACASGSTGLFLARQAVSSGALDCALAVGFEQMAPGSLSLDTGGLPTPLDKHLGVLAEMGPFSGAPLTLEMFARAGMEHIQKYGSTPEHFGWIGWKNHHHSVNNPYAQFQKDFTLEEVMASAAVAPPLTKLQCSPTSDGSAASILASERFVDEHDLWAKAIEIIGQALETDQQSSFDPPSAIKVVGADVSARAARRAYDMAGVGPEDIDVIELHDCFSVNEVLTYEALGMAAEGEGHLLVDKQDTTYGGRWVVNPSGGLISKGHPLGATGLAQCNELTWQLRGTADARQVDGAVYALQHNLGLGGAGVVTIYAKPTR